From a region of the Candidatus Pantoea bituminis genome:
- the lipA gene encoding lipoyl synthase: protein MSKPIQMERGVKYRDADKMALIPVKTVTTERQEMLRKPEWMKIKLPADSSRIQGIKAAMRKNGLHSVCEEASCPNLAECFNHGTATFMILGAICTRRCPFCDVAHGRPNAPDANEPGKLAQTIADMALRYVVITSVDRDDLRDGGAQHFADCISAIREKSPTIKIETLVPDFRGRMDRALEILTATPPDVFNHNLENVPRVYRQVRPGANYDWSLKLLERFKEAHPSVPTKSGLMVGLGETNAEIVEVMRDLRRHGVTMLTLGQYLQPSRHHLPVQRYVSPAEFDEMKEEAMAMGFTHAACGPFVRSSYHADMQAKGLEVK, encoded by the coding sequence ATGAGTAAACCAATTCAGATGGAACGCGGCGTCAAATATCGTGACGCAGATAAAATGGCGTTGATCCCAGTTAAGACTGTGACCACCGAACGGCAAGAGATGTTGCGTAAGCCGGAATGGATGAAAATCAAGTTGCCTGCGGATTCCAGTCGTATCCAGGGCATTAAAGCGGCAATGCGTAAAAACGGTTTACACTCGGTCTGCGAAGAGGCGTCATGCCCTAACCTCGCCGAATGTTTTAACCACGGTACGGCAACCTTTATGATCCTTGGTGCCATCTGTACCCGTCGCTGCCCATTCTGCGATGTTGCTCATGGCCGCCCTAACGCGCCTGATGCTAATGAACCCGGTAAGCTGGCACAAACCATTGCTGACATGGCGCTGCGTTATGTGGTGATCACTTCCGTTGACCGCGACGATTTGCGTGATGGTGGCGCTCAACATTTTGCCGATTGCATCAGCGCTATTCGTGAAAAAAGTCCTACCATCAAAATCGAAACTCTGGTGCCTGACTTCCGTGGCCGCATGGATCGTGCGCTGGAAATTCTGACTGCTACGCCGCCAGATGTATTTAACCACAATCTGGAAAACGTACCGCGCGTTTACCGTCAGGTGCGTCCTGGTGCTAACTACGACTGGTCGCTCAAACTGCTGGAGCGTTTTAAAGAAGCGCATCCATCTGTTCCGACCAAATCAGGATTGATGGTCGGGTTAGGCGAGACCAACGCTGAAATTGTGGAAGTGATGCGCGACTTGCGTCGCCATGGCGTGACTATGCTTACGCTGGGTCAATATTTGCAGCCTAGTCGCCACCATTTGCCGGTTCAACGTTATGTCAGCCCGGCAGAATTTGATGAAATGAAAGAAGAAGCGATGGCGATGGGCTTTACGCATGCCGCCTGTGGTCCTTTTGTTCGTTCTTCTTATCATGCCGATATGCAGGCTAAAGGCCTGGAAGTTAAGTAA
- a CDS encoding GNAT family N-acetyltransferase: protein MNIRQAQAKDSFALSALLAELGYGGTESFIDQRLAQLITHPNEMLLVAEHGTQVLGFLSMHFIPQLALAGDFARISYFCIAEGERSKGVGQQLIQHAEAMASQRGCDRMEVHCHVSRLKANQFYAREGYEESPSYHVKGLRPN from the coding sequence ATGAATATACGTCAGGCACAGGCAAAGGACAGTTTCGCATTGAGCGCGTTGTTAGCGGAGCTAGGCTACGGCGGAACGGAGAGTTTTATCGACCAGCGCCTTGCTCAGCTCATCACGCATCCGAATGAAATGCTTTTAGTTGCAGAGCATGGCACGCAGGTGCTGGGCTTTTTGTCGATGCATTTTATTCCACAGCTGGCGTTGGCCGGTGATTTTGCGCGTATCAGTTATTTCTGCATTGCTGAAGGTGAGCGCAGTAAAGGTGTCGGTCAGCAGCTTATTCAGCACGCTGAAGCCATGGCGTCACAACGCGGTTGCGACCGCATGGAAGTGCATTGTCACGTATCACGACTAAAAGCTAATCAGTTTTATGCGCGAGAAGGCTACGAAGAATCGCCGAGTTATCATGTCAAAGGTTTACGCCCAAACTGA
- the cspE gene encoding transcription antiterminator/RNA stability regulator CspE, with amino-acid sequence MSKIKGNVKWFNESKGFGFITPEDGSKDVFVHFSAIQSNGFKTLAEGQRVEFEITDGAKGPSAANVISL; translated from the coding sequence ATGTCTAAGATCAAAGGTAACGTTAAGTGGTTTAATGAATCTAAAGGATTCGGTTTCATTACTCCTGAAGATGGCAGCAAAGATGTATTCGTACACTTCTCTGCAATCCAGAGCAACGGCTTCAAAACTCTGGCTGAAGGTCAGCGCGTTGAGTTTGAAATCACCGACGGCGCGAAAGGCCCATCTGCTGCTAACGTTATCAGTCTGTAA
- a CDS encoding aminotransferase-like domain-containing protein — translation MTQTVDLHWLSSQINDASVKGIALAASTLIRDGQIAIGMQMPSVRDLAEVLGVSPATVSAAWAQLKKQKVLAGKGRSGVWVSGNNVTPRPIRFEKIGNYGDNIQADLAMASPDTALLPDLSSALQAALNSPQLNSYYREAISPQLLSAIQPRWPYPAEAYLATDGGFDAMNLVVQTLVSPGDRVIIEDPTATRLLDMLDNVGAEILPLACDSEGPLPEVLTTLLEKSPVMVIYQPRTHSATGHNISRGRRQALADVLATSSTLIIEDDGIGDLSVESAWSLGEVFPDRTIHVRSFSKAYGPDLRLAVLSATSNMVKRIQAWRNFGVSWTSRILQDAVAWMLEDAATQQHINVARETYRQRREKLLLALANRGLVLEARDGLSIYIPVLSEQFAMITLAARGIAVLPGERCRLGNTQFIRVSIACMNEQQLEMIANALVIAAGHEISLGVNL, via the coding sequence ATGACGCAAACCGTAGATCTACACTGGCTAAGTAGCCAAATTAATGATGCTTCCGTAAAAGGCATTGCGCTGGCTGCCTCCACGCTAATACGTGACGGCCAAATTGCGATTGGCATGCAGATGCCGTCGGTACGCGACTTAGCGGAAGTGTTAGGCGTAAGCCCAGCAACCGTTTCAGCTGCCTGGGCGCAGTTAAAGAAGCAGAAAGTGCTGGCAGGTAAAGGCCGAAGTGGCGTTTGGGTGAGCGGAAATAACGTAACGCCTCGCCCTATTCGCTTTGAGAAAATTGGTAACTATGGCGATAACATTCAAGCTGACCTGGCAATGGCGTCGCCTGATACCGCTTTGTTGCCTGATTTATCGTCCGCTTTACAGGCGGCACTTAACTCTCCACAGCTCAACAGCTACTATCGTGAAGCCATTTCGCCGCAGTTGCTCAGCGCGATTCAACCTCGCTGGCCTTATCCGGCAGAAGCTTATTTAGCGACCGATGGTGGTTTTGATGCGATGAATTTAGTGGTGCAAACGCTGGTTTCGCCTGGCGATCGGGTCATCATTGAGGATCCGACAGCGACACGATTGCTGGATATGCTCGACAACGTTGGCGCTGAAATCCTGCCTCTTGCTTGTGACAGCGAAGGCCCGTTGCCAGAGGTGCTAACAACATTGCTAGAGAAGTCGCCGGTGATGGTGATTTATCAACCGCGCACGCATTCAGCGACAGGGCACAATATCAGCCGCGGGCGTCGTCAGGCGTTGGCAGATGTATTAGCAACCAGCTCGACGCTGATTATCGAAGATGACGGCATTGGCGATCTCTCCGTGGAATCTGCCTGGAGCCTGGGGGAAGTTTTTCCCGACCGCACGATACACGTACGCTCATTCTCCAAAGCGTATGGGCCAGATTTAAGGTTGGCGGTGCTTTCTGCTACATCAAATATGGTCAAACGCATTCAGGCCTGGCGTAATTTTGGCGTTAGCTGGACCAGCCGTATTTTGCAGGATGCCGTTGCGTGGATGCTGGAGGACGCGGCGACTCAACAGCACATTAATGTCGCCCGGGAAACTTACCGCCAACGGCGGGAGAAACTCTTGCTGGCTTTAGCGAATCGTGGATTAGTACTTGAAGCGCGGGATGGATTGAGTATTTATATTCCCGTACTCTCAGAACAATTTGCGATGATCACCTTGGCGGCACGCGGTATCGCTGTGCTGCCAGGCGAACGCTGCCGCTTGGGCAACACGCAGTTTATTCGCGTCAGTATTGCCTGTATGAACGAGCAACAGTTGGAAATGATCGCCAATGCGCTGGTGATTGCTGCCGGACATGAAATCAGTTTGGGCGTAAACCTTTGA
- a CDS encoding deaminated glutathione amidase, with amino-acid sequence MKVAMGQFAVSREWQDNADICLDLMSRSLAGGAHLLVLPEGVLARDIADPDLVLKAAQPLDGPFLTQLLAASKGNDLTTMMSVHVPTQEQKALNVLIAIRNGEIIAAYEKLHLYDAFAMQESQRVNPGHVIPPLVEVAGMKVGLMTCYDVRFPELARRLVLDGADVLVLPAAWVKGPLKEMHWELLTTARALENTCYMVAVGECGPRNIGNSLVIDPLGVAIAKAPESTALVFADLDPQRIAYARSVLPVLENRRFARPELKTH; translated from the coding sequence ATGAAAGTCGCGATGGGGCAATTTGCCGTTAGCCGTGAATGGCAGGATAACGCGGATATTTGCCTTGATTTAATGAGCCGGTCCTTAGCGGGTGGCGCGCATCTACTGGTACTGCCTGAAGGCGTATTGGCGCGTGATATCGCCGATCCCGATTTAGTTCTGAAAGCTGCGCAGCCGCTGGATGGCCCATTTTTAACCCAACTCTTGGCAGCCAGTAAAGGTAACGACCTCACCACGATGATGAGTGTCCATGTGCCAACGCAAGAGCAAAAGGCGCTCAACGTCCTGATCGCCATTCGCAATGGTGAAATCATTGCTGCTTACGAAAAGCTGCATCTTTATGACGCCTTTGCCATGCAAGAATCACAGCGCGTTAATCCCGGCCATGTCATTCCACCCTTAGTCGAGGTGGCGGGTATGAAGGTGGGATTAATGACCTGTTATGACGTGCGTTTCCCGGAGCTGGCGCGCCGTCTGGTGCTGGATGGTGCCGATGTGCTGGTGCTGCCTGCCGCCTGGGTCAAAGGGCCGCTGAAAGAGATGCACTGGGAATTACTCACTACTGCGCGGGCACTGGAAAACACCTGCTACATGGTCGCGGTGGGAGAATGTGGACCACGCAATATTGGCAATAGCCTGGTGATTGATCCGCTCGGCGTTGCGATTGCAAAAGCGCCGGAATCCACCGCGTTGGTGTTTGCCGATCTCGATCCGCAGCGGATCGCCTACGCTCGCAGCGTTTTACCGGTCCTTGAAAATCGTCGTTTTGCACGACCAGAACTAAAAACACACTGA
- the lipB gene encoding lipoyl(octanoyl) transferase LipB, with protein sequence MSVETLLVRQLGLCNWQSTSEAMHHYTDQRDGSSRDEIWLVEHDPVFTQGQAGKAEHVLMPGDIPVVQSDRGGQVTYHGPGQQVMYVLIDIKRRKIGVRQLVTALEETVIATLMHFGVEARARADAPGVYVGDEKICSLGLRIRKGCSFHGLALNVAMDLSPFLRINPCGYAGMSMTQLQHFNPDVSVIEVQPLLVAAFARLLNYENVEWQTEPNPVMR encoded by the coding sequence TTGTCAGTCGAAACTCTTCTTGTTCGCCAGTTAGGTCTTTGCAACTGGCAATCCACTTCTGAAGCTATGCATCACTATACCGATCAACGTGACGGCAGCAGCCGCGACGAGATTTGGCTGGTGGAGCATGATCCGGTTTTCACGCAAGGTCAGGCAGGCAAAGCGGAACATGTTTTAATGCCAGGCGATATTCCTGTAGTACAAAGCGATCGCGGCGGTCAGGTCACCTATCACGGTCCCGGCCAACAGGTGATGTATGTGCTGATTGACATCAAGCGACGTAAAATTGGCGTCCGCCAACTGGTTACGGCCCTGGAAGAAACAGTGATTGCAACACTCATGCACTTTGGCGTTGAAGCGCGCGCGCGCGCCGACGCCCCTGGCGTCTATGTTGGTGATGAAAAAATCTGCTCGCTGGGTTTACGCATTCGCAAAGGCTGCTCATTCCATGGTCTGGCGCTTAATGTCGCCATGGATTTATCGCCTTTTTTGCGTATCAATCCTTGCGGTTATGCAGGAATGAGCATGACGCAACTGCAACATTTTAATCCTGACGTAAGCGTTATCGAGGTTCAACCTTTGCTAGTAGCGGCATTTGCCCGCCTGTTGAATTATGAAAACGTTGAGTGGCAGACTGAGCCAAACCCAGTAATGCGTTAA
- a CDS encoding amino acid ABC transporter ATP-binding protein, whose protein sequence is MKTAEPLVSARNVQKSYGDNEVLKGIDLDVYPGEVVVILGPSGSGKSTFLRCINHLEDMNGGSIMVGDQQIGYELKRSVLHRLSPRKIAQQRQKIGMVFQQFNLYPHMTVLQNIIEAPIGVHKFSRQAALAHAKELLATVGLSDKADAWPRHLSGGQQQRVAIARALAIKPTLMLFDEPTSALDPELVGEVLATMRTLADQGLTMIVVTHEIGFAREAADRVVFMDGGVVVEQGTPDEVIANPQHPRTQAFLSRFI, encoded by the coding sequence ATGAAAACAGCTGAACCTTTAGTCAGCGCGCGAAACGTGCAGAAAAGTTATGGCGACAATGAAGTGCTCAAAGGCATCGACCTTGATGTCTATCCCGGTGAAGTGGTGGTTATTCTTGGCCCATCAGGGTCGGGGAAATCTACTTTTTTACGCTGCATTAATCATCTGGAAGATATGAACGGCGGCTCGATTATGGTCGGCGATCAGCAGATTGGTTATGAGCTAAAACGCAGCGTGTTGCATCGTTTGTCACCACGAAAAATTGCCCAGCAACGGCAGAAAATTGGCATGGTGTTTCAGCAGTTCAATCTCTACCCCCATATGACAGTGCTGCAAAACATCATTGAAGCGCCGATTGGTGTGCATAAATTTTCCCGTCAGGCAGCGTTAGCGCATGCTAAAGAGCTGCTGGCAACGGTGGGGTTGAGCGACAAAGCGGATGCCTGGCCGCGACACCTTTCTGGTGGGCAGCAACAGCGTGTCGCGATTGCTCGCGCATTAGCGATTAAGCCGACCTTAATGCTATTTGATGAACCGACTTCGGCGCTGGATCCTGAATTAGTGGGTGAAGTGCTGGCCACAATGCGCACGCTGGCCGATCAAGGCTTAACCATGATTGTGGTCACGCACGAAATTGGTTTTGCACGCGAAGCAGCCGATCGCGTGGTGTTCATGGATGGCGGGGTGGTGGTGGAGCAAGGAACACCGGATGAGGTCATTGCGAATCCGCAGCATCCACGAACGCAGGCTTTTTTAAGCCGCTTTATTTAA
- a CDS encoding ABC transporter substrate-binding protein encodes MKKIATALTLALGMTATLAHAADAIAVQKVDQALHDRLPEEIKTAGKMISVNNGSFPPYEIVNGPHSMDGASADLTTALSQLLGVKIEHATVSGLSGVLAGINSGRYQLAIGPVGDYPDRQQKVDFIDYVQEFVVFGVQKGNPSKINSLDDTCGKRIAVMAAGSAEQVIRKQSAACTAAGKPAVTVQSFTDQPSSILAVRSKRSDAFFSSQAPLTYFVEQANGQLELAGTGQKNGFGDIFQGTVVPKNSQLGKVVLDGYKALYQNGTYAAIMKKWKLDGNMITEPGVNLAKGAAK; translated from the coding sequence ATGAAAAAGATAGCGACCGCACTCACGCTGGCTTTAGGTATGACTGCAACTTTAGCCCATGCTGCTGATGCCATTGCGGTTCAAAAAGTGGATCAGGCACTGCACGATCGTCTGCCAGAAGAGATCAAAACAGCCGGGAAAATGATTTCAGTTAACAACGGCTCTTTTCCTCCGTATGAAATCGTCAATGGCCCACACTCAATGGATGGCGCATCCGCTGACTTAACCACAGCGCTCAGCCAGCTGCTGGGCGTTAAAATTGAACATGCAACGGTCAGTGGTTTATCAGGCGTATTGGCTGGGATTAATTCGGGACGCTATCAGTTAGCAATCGGTCCGGTAGGCGATTATCCAGACCGCCAGCAAAAAGTCGACTTTATCGATTACGTGCAAGAGTTTGTGGTTTTTGGCGTTCAAAAAGGCAATCCGTCAAAAATTAATAGTCTGGACGACACCTGCGGCAAGCGGATTGCGGTTATGGCTGCCGGCTCTGCCGAACAAGTTATTCGTAAGCAATCTGCCGCTTGTACCGCTGCCGGTAAACCGGCGGTCACTGTGCAATCCTTTACCGACCAACCCTCCTCTATTTTGGCGGTACGTTCTAAGCGCTCTGATGCCTTTTTCTCTTCACAAGCGCCGCTGACTTATTTTGTTGAACAGGCGAATGGTCAGCTTGAACTCGCAGGCACAGGTCAGAAAAATGGTTTTGGCGATATCTTCCAGGGCACCGTTGTGCCGAAAAACTCTCAGCTGGGTAAAGTTGTACTGGATGGTTACAAAGCGCTGTATCAAAACGGCACTTATGCAGCAATCATGAAAAAGTGGAAGTTGGACGGCAACATGATTACTGAACCGGGCGTTAATCTGGCGAAAGGGGCGGCTAAATGA
- a CDS encoding amino acid ABC transporter permease, with protein MSLHTNDSRAMDKANVQQRDVAFAHSAPSYGRWVSWIVVLVIGSNLMWLVVTNPNFEWKVVLQWFTEGTVLKGLQVTLGLTVVSMILGTLLGLILAVWRLSENKLLSGLSGLYIWFFRGTPLLVQLIFWYNLSTLFPTLSITVPWTDITFASWNTNDLITPLTAAIAGLALNEAAYMAEVIRAGLLSVDNGQVETTQAFGMSRARALRRIIIPQAMRSIIPPTGNQLISMIKATSLVSVIAMGDLLYSVQAVYNRTFEIIPMLMVAVIWYLLITSILNVGQSAIERYYARGTKRVAVTAKRAATPFANTSLVRKEDV; from the coding sequence ATGAGTTTACACACCAACGATTCACGAGCCATGGACAAGGCCAACGTGCAACAGCGCGATGTGGCTTTTGCCCACAGTGCACCCTCATATGGACGCTGGGTCTCCTGGATTGTGGTGCTGGTTATTGGCTCGAACCTGATGTGGCTGGTAGTGACCAATCCCAATTTCGAATGGAAAGTGGTGCTGCAATGGTTCACGGAAGGCACAGTATTGAAAGGGTTGCAGGTGACGCTCGGACTCACGGTGGTGTCGATGATTCTCGGCACCCTGTTGGGTTTAATTCTGGCGGTCTGGCGTTTGTCAGAGAATAAATTACTGAGCGGTCTTTCCGGTCTCTATATCTGGTTCTTCCGGGGTACGCCGCTGTTGGTGCAACTCATTTTTTGGTACAACCTGTCGACGCTGTTCCCGACCTTATCGATTACTGTGCCTTGGACCGACATCACTTTTGCCAGCTGGAATACCAATGATCTCATCACACCGCTGACGGCAGCAATTGCGGGACTGGCGTTGAATGAAGCGGCTTATATGGCGGAAGTGATTCGTGCTGGCCTGCTCTCGGTCGACAACGGTCAGGTAGAAACCACTCAGGCCTTTGGGATGAGTCGAGCGCGTGCACTGCGCCGCATTATTATTCCACAGGCGATGCGTTCCATCATTCCACCTACTGGCAACCAGCTCATCAGTATGATCAAAGCCACTTCGTTGGTGAGCGTTATCGCGATGGGCGATCTGCTTTATTCCGTGCAGGCCGTCTACAACCGCACCTTCGAAATTATTCCAATGCTGATGGTGGCGGTAATTTGGTATCTGCTCATCACCTCAATTCTCAATGTGGGACAGTCCGCGATTGAACGCTACTACGCGCGTGGTACGAAACGCGTGGCGGTTACGGCCAAACGTGCCGCTACGCCATTTGCCAATACGTCGTTGGTGCGTAAGGAGGACGTATGA
- the tatE gene encoding twin-arginine translocase subunit TatE, translating to MEGISIAKLLIIGALIVLLFGTNKLRSLGGDLGSAIKGFKKAMKDDDSSATKNTAEEIPAERVSHKE from the coding sequence ATGGAAGGTATCAGTATTGCCAAACTGCTGATCATCGGTGCGCTTATCGTACTGCTCTTTGGCACCAATAAGTTACGTTCACTGGGTGGCGATCTGGGATCCGCAATCAAAGGCTTCAAAAAAGCCATGAAAGATGATGACTCCAGCGCAACTAAGAACACAGCTGAAGAAATTCCAGCAGAACGCGTATCACATAAAGAGTAA